The genomic window TGGCTACACTCGAAGAGAAGACTACACTACAAGTCTATATTACTGCATTAATAAATAATTGCTGATTTTATTTAAATAAGAATATTTTCCTGCGATTACTCTATGAAGCAACATAACCACTATCGTGTCTCACTTTAGAAAATACAATTTGAGCGACATCAAACATTGTGTATCCATTTGATTTATACTTTTAAAAAcatttatttttttatattatgTGAATCTCACCTGATTTATgtttgagacgtgcgttgcacgtgcatgcttactagtcaGGTTCAAGCGAAAAACATAATAACAATTGTGTGTACAAATGAGTGCGGCCTTTTGGTGCCCGGGCTCAGATGAGCCCGAGCATGAACAGTAAGGCCGCAAAAGAAAAATCATTTTTTTTATGATGCAAGATGCTCAAATGTGTGATGTTCTTGCATTTCATGAAGTTTGGACATTCGAGGATCTCGTGGCAAAAAAAGGGATATATGAGAAACATTTGGAAACAACACTGTTCATGcactattttttcttttttgccacgtGCTCCTCGAATGTTCAAAGTTCATGAAATTTTACACGAAGCACACGCGCATCTTGCTTGTAAAAGAATcagattttttaaaattattttcataTTTTTAATCGCATTATCGTTCACCGGGCTCGTCTGAGCCCAGGCACCGAAGTGGATTATCCGTACAAAATAGAATACTACGGAGCACAAGTCAAGTAACTCATTTTTTGTGTGCACATAACAGGGACGTTCATACACTTTTACAGAAGAAAAGAAACTCTGACAAGTTTAGACACATTGCATTAACTTTCTTTTGTTTGATGTCTTAAAACTTATAGATGTTTTTCTTACTACTAAGTTTGAGAATAAAGTTCATACTACAACACTTGTGTGGGTTCTAATAACATTGGTGGCGATCTCTTACCCTCATCAACGGCTTGTGGCAGGGGCTAGGCTTAGACCGGGGACAGGGCTCGAGGAGCGGGACACCGATCGCCACCCAGGTTTCACCCTCCCGTCGCATCTGCAACGGCTCGGTGCGTGGGACACCGATCACCACCCTGTCCCTTGCTTCACGCGCTCGTCGCATCTGCTGCCACACAAGGTAGGTCGTGGCGGCGCTCATAGCTAATCTCCCGGCGCCGGCAGGTTTTGTTTGCTGAAGTACGTCGAGTTTTTTCTGGGATTAGCGTTTTCGAAAAGATCGACCGGGGTCACAGTAAGACTAGTTCAAGCGTGGAAAAAGGTTATAATGGTTGAAGCAGTACTGAG from Triticum aestivum cultivar Chinese Spring chromosome 3B, IWGSC CS RefSeq v2.1, whole genome shotgun sequence includes these protein-coding regions:
- the LOC123066059 gene encoding uncharacterized protein; this translates as MSAATTYLVWQQMRRAREARDRVVIGVPRTEPLQMRREGETWVAIGVPLLEPCPRSKPSPCHKPLMRCFMIAVGIIYTVMLFMVDGPLYVRILATCVIWIVPISTLMLTFESDDLLEDIG